GACCCCTCCTGGGACGGTGTGGTGGCCCGCCGGCTCACCCCGCACGTGCTGGAGATCCCGGACGCCGACCACCGGCTGATGGTGCCCGGTCCGCTGGCCCGCTCGGCCGAAATGCTCGGTCAGGTCTGCACCGCCGTGGAGGAGTTCGTTCAGCGCAGCTGACCGGCGTCGAGCAGCCCGCGTACGCCCAGCTCGCGGGCCACCTCGGCCGGACAGTCGGCGACCACGGCGGCGACGCCGAGCCAGCTCGCGCCGCGCGCCGCGCAGATCTCGCGGACGGCCTGCGCCTGCGCGCCGGTGGCCACCCAGTCGTCCACCATGAGCACCCGGTCGTCGGGCCCGAGCAGGTGCTCCCGCACCGCCAGGTCGACCCGCCGGCCCCGGAAGTCCGGCGGGCTCTGCGCCCAGGTCAGCGGGCCGGTCGGCAGCCGTCCGTCGCCCGGTTTGTGGGCCGCGACGAAGCCCACTCCGAGGGCGGTGGCGGCGAGCGGCCCGAGCATCAGTCCGGTCACCGCCGGCGCGACCACCACGGTAGGCCGGGCCTCGCGGAACGGCGCGACCAGGGCCGGCCCCAGCGCGGCCAGTACCTGCGGATCCCGCCACCAGCCGGAGGCGTCGCTGACCAGGTGGCTGCTGCCCGGACCCGGGTCGACCCAGCGGAAGAGTGCGGTCAGGCGTCCACGAAGCTCACCGGGCATCCACCCATCCTGGCTGCCGAATGCCAGCGGTGGAACTATGGCCTGTCCGGCGGGGGTGGGCCTCGCATGATCGGATACACGTATCCCTGCAATTCCGGCGATACCACCATGATCACGTTGACTTCGGAAGTGCTTCTCTCGTTACGGTCCGACCCGGTTTGTTCAGTTGACGAAAGGACCGGTCCGGTGGCTGGCAGGCACTCCCGTACCCGCATGTTCTCCTCGCCGGCCGGCATCGCGGCCACCGCCGCCGTGGGTGTCGCGCTCGTCGTCGGGGGCACCGTGGGGGCCGTCCGGCTGACCTCCGGCGAGACCCCGGCCCCCGCCGTCGCGGACGCCGTGCCGAGCGCCGCCAGCCCCAGTGCGACCAGCGCCTCGCCGAGCCCGACCGCGAGCGCCTCCCCGACCGCCGGCCCGAGCGTGACCGCGAGCCCGAAGGCGACCCGGTCCCAGGCCGCCTCCCGGAGCAAGCCCCGCAGCGCCGCGCCGAAGCCGAGCGCGACGACGAAGAAGGCCGCCCCGAAGAGCACCGTGGTCGAGACCGGC
This genomic interval from Micromonospora coxensis contains the following:
- a CDS encoding phosphoribosyltransferase encodes the protein MPGELRGRLTALFRWVDPGPGSSHLVSDASGWWRDPQVLAALGPALVAPFREARPTVVVAPAVTGLMLGPLAATALGVGFVAAHKPGDGRLPTGPLTWAQSPPDFRGRRVDLAVREHLLGPDDRVLMVDDWVATGAQAQAVREICAARGASWLGVAAVVADCPAEVARELGVRGLLDAGQLR
- a CDS encoding septal ring lytic transglycosylase RlpA family protein encodes the protein MAGRHSRTRMFSSPAGIAATAAVGVALVVGGTVGAVRLTSGETPAPAVADAVPSAASPSATSASPSPTASASPTAGPSVTASPKATRSQAASRSKPRSAAPKPSATTKKAAPKSTVVETGTCGASFYAEGQMTANGETFDPSALTAAHKTLPFDTRVRVTNPATGESVTVRINDRGPFIEGRCIDLSRAAFAAIAPLDLGEVTVKYEVLG